From a single Cupriavidus taiwanensis LMG 19424 genomic region:
- a CDS encoding copper chaperone PCu(A)C, with product MQAKFRPATLAATFALAAALASGAALAQVDVSNAWVRGTVPTQTASGAFMVLHAHENAKLVGVSSPVASAELHEMKMEGNVMRMRQLKSLDLPKMQNVELKPGGYHVMLMDLKAQLKPGDTVPITLKIEQGGKVIEQKVTAEVRSMVPGAASGGHAGHGDHKH from the coding sequence ATGCAAGCGAAATTCCGCCCGGCCACGCTGGCCGCCACCTTTGCCCTGGCCGCCGCGCTGGCATCCGGCGCCGCGCTGGCGCAGGTCGATGTCAGCAACGCCTGGGTGCGCGGCACGGTGCCGACCCAGACCGCTTCGGGCGCCTTCATGGTGCTGCACGCGCACGAGAACGCAAAGCTGGTCGGCGTCTCGTCGCCGGTGGCGTCGGCCGAACTGCATGAAATGAAGATGGAAGGCAACGTGATGCGCATGCGCCAGCTCAAGTCGCTGGACCTGCCCAAGATGCAGAACGTCGAACTGAAGCCGGGCGGCTACCACGTGATGCTGATGGACCTGAAAGCGCAGCTCAAGCCCGGCGATACCGTGCCCATCACGCTGAAGATCGAGCAGGGCGGCAAGGTGATCGAGCAGAAGGTCACGGCCGAAGTGCGCAGCATGGTGCCGGGCGCGGCCAGCGGCGGCCACGCCGGCCACGGCGACCACAAGCACTGA